Proteins from one Hydrogenophaga sp. SL48 genomic window:
- a CDS encoding CsbD family protein — translation MNWDTIQGNWKQLTGQVKSQWGKLTDDDLTVVAGHRDQLSGKLQERYGIAKDEAEQQLKDWEAKADDAWLK, via the coding sequence ATGAACTGGGACACCATTCAAGGCAACTGGAAACAACTCACCGGGCAGGTCAAGTCCCAGTGGGGCAAGCTGACCGACGACGACCTGACCGTCGTCGCGGGCCACCGCGACCAGCTCTCCGGCAAGCTCCAGGAGCGTTACGGCATCGCCAAGGACGAGGCCGAACAGCAGCTCAAGGACTGGGAAGCGAAGGCCGACGACGCCTGGCTGAAGTGA
- a CDS encoding FtsX-like permease family protein: protein MRALLTTFSMQELRHHPWRNASAVVAVTLGVALALAVQLINASALAEFAGAVSAVNGQPDLELRARQGDLDDALLERVNAAPGVALASPVLEATTSLRGAGDQRMVVRLVGVDALSVAGVSPALMPVPTPGADASGERRFDLFAPDAVFLNPAARQSLAAGGPAPATVAVQSGLGFQTLRIAGTVNAPGGPLLVMDVAAAQQLMGRVGALSRIDLRLQAGTTAEGLLQALALPPHVVAQRPEQAGQRADSLSRAYRVNLTVLALVALFTGGFLVFSVLSLSVARRQQQFALLGVLGLSAPERLRLVLAESAILGLIGSALGVALGTGLAALALRVLGGDLGGGYFSGVAPALQWSAPAALLYGALGVVAALVGGWWPARATAQMAPALALKGLGGGGASRPRHHAAALAMVLLAGALAWAPPVAGIPLAAYVSVGLLLVGGIAALPLAVGALLDRLAPWVQRRALPMLAVERSRRQRDTAAVATSGVVASLALSVALTVMVASFRDSVTLWLDGVLPAQLYVRSGVGGVSDGQALPPDFVNAVRQLPGVQRVDPLRTSSVLMDTVLPAVTVLARPLAMAPGADPGQRLPLIDPALPLPAGDNRVVAVYVSEAMLDLHGARPGGWLDALAPAFPRAPAGTRFFVAGVWRDYARQHGSVVMDLADHVRLTGDTRVNDLALHLAPGTDEDTVREGLRALARQTGAQDLIELASAGQIRATSLRIFDRSFAVTYWLQAVAIGIGLFGVAASFSAQVLARRREFGLLAHLGLTRRQILGVVALEGLAWTVLGALAGLALGLGVSVVLVHVVNPQSFHWTMDLALPWLRLLALCAAVVLAGTLTAWLAGRAAASRDAVQAVKEDW, encoded by the coding sequence ATGCGCGCGCTGTTGACCACTTTTTCGATGCAAGAACTGCGCCACCACCCCTGGCGCAACGCCTCGGCGGTGGTCGCGGTGACGCTGGGTGTGGCGCTCGCGCTCGCGGTGCAGTTGATCAACGCCTCGGCCCTGGCCGAGTTCGCGGGCGCGGTGAGTGCGGTCAACGGCCAGCCCGACCTGGAGCTGCGCGCGCGCCAGGGCGATCTCGACGACGCGCTGCTGGAGCGGGTGAACGCCGCGCCGGGCGTGGCCCTGGCCAGCCCGGTGCTGGAGGCGACCACCTCCTTGCGCGGCGCTGGAGACCAGCGCATGGTGGTGCGGCTGGTGGGGGTGGACGCGCTCTCGGTCGCCGGTGTGTCGCCCGCGCTGATGCCGGTGCCCACACCCGGCGCCGATGCTTCGGGCGAACGGCGGTTCGACCTGTTTGCGCCCGACGCCGTGTTCCTCAACCCCGCGGCACGGCAGTCCCTCGCCGCAGGTGGCCCTGCGCCCGCAACGGTGGCCGTGCAAAGCGGGCTGGGGTTTCAGACCCTGCGCATCGCCGGCACGGTCAACGCACCCGGCGGGCCGCTGCTGGTGATGGACGTGGCCGCCGCGCAGCAGCTGATGGGCCGTGTCGGCGCGCTCTCTCGCATCGACCTGCGGCTGCAGGCAGGCACCACCGCCGAGGGCCTGCTGCAGGCGCTGGCCCTGCCGCCCCACGTGGTCGCGCAACGGCCCGAGCAGGCCGGCCAGCGCGCGGACAGCCTCTCGCGCGCCTACCGGGTCAACCTCACGGTGCTGGCGCTGGTGGCGCTGTTCACAGGCGGGTTTCTGGTGTTTTCGGTGCTCTCGCTCTCGGTGGCGCGGCGCCAGCAGCAGTTCGCGCTGCTGGGTGTGCTGGGCCTGTCGGCGCCGGAGCGCCTGCGCCTGGTGCTGGCCGAGTCGGCGATCCTGGGCCTGATCGGCAGTGCGCTGGGCGTGGCGCTGGGCACGGGGCTGGCCGCGCTGGCGCTGCGCGTGCTCGGGGGCGATCTGGGCGGCGGCTATTTTTCGGGGGTGGCGCCCGCGCTGCAATGGAGCGCGCCTGCGGCCCTGCTCTACGGCGCGCTCGGCGTGGTCGCGGCGCTGGTGGGCGGCTGGTGGCCCGCGCGCGCCACCGCGCAGATGGCGCCCGCGCTCGCGCTCAAGGGCCTGGGCGGCGGTGGCGCCTCGCGCCCGAGGCACCACGCGGCGGCGCTCGCCATGGTGCTGCTGGCCGGCGCGCTGGCCTGGGCACCGCCGGTCGCCGGCATTCCGCTGGCGGCCTATGTGTCGGTGGGCTTGCTGCTGGTCGGCGGCATCGCCGCGCTGCCGCTCGCGGTGGGCGCCCTGCTCGACCGGCTGGCGCCGTGGGTCCAGCGCCGCGCGCTGCCGATGCTGGCGGTGGAGCGCTCGCGCCGGCAGCGCGACACGGCCGCTGTGGCCACCAGCGGCGTGGTCGCGAGCCTGGCGCTGTCGGTCGCGCTCACGGTGATGGTGGCGAGCTTTCGCGATTCGGTGACGCTGTGGCTCGACGGTGTGCTGCCCGCGCAGCTCTATGTGCGCAGCGGCGTGGGGGGTGTGAGCGACGGGCAGGCGCTGCCGCCCGATTTCGTGAACGCTGTGCGGCAACTGCCCGGCGTGCAGCGCGTCGACCCGCTGCGCACCAGCAGCGTGCTGATGGACACCGTCTTGCCGGCCGTCACCGTGCTGGCGCGGCCACTCGCGATGGCGCCGGGCGCCGACCCGGGCCAGCGGCTGCCGCTGATCGACCCGGCGCTGCCCCTGCCCGCCGGCGACAACCGAGTCGTGGCGGTGTACGTGAGCGAGGCCATGCTCGACCTGCACGGCGCGAGGCCCGGTGGCTGGCTCGACGCGCTGGCCCCCGCCTTCCCCCGGGCGCCCGCCGGCACGCGCTTTTTCGTGGCGGGTGTCTGGCGCGACTACGCGCGGCAGCACGGCAGCGTGGTGATGGACCTGGCCGACCACGTGCGCCTCACGGGTGACACCCGCGTCAACGACCTCGCCCTGCACCTCGCCCCCGGCACCGACGAAGACACTGTGCGCGAGGGCCTGCGCGCGCTGGCGCGGCAGACCGGCGCGCAGGACCTGATCGAGCTGGCCTCGGCCGGGCAGATCCGCGCCACCTCGCTGCGCATCTTCGACCGCAGCTTCGCCGTCACCTACTGGCTGCAGGCGGTGGCCATCGGCATCGGCCTGTTCGGCGTGGCGGCGAGCTTCAGCGCGCAGGTGCTGGCGCGGCGGCGCGAGTTCGGCCTGCTGGCCCACCTGGGCCTCACGCGCCGGCAGATCCTCGGCGTGGTCGCGCTCGAAGGCCTGGCCTGGACGGTGCTCGGCGCGCTCGCCGGGCTGGCGCTCGGCCTGGGCGTGAGCGTGGTGCTGGTGCATGTGGTCAACCCGCAGAGCTTTCACTGGACCATGGACCTCGCCCTGCCCTGGCTTCGCCTGCTCGCGCTGTGCGCCGCCGTGGTGCTGGCCGGCACGCTCACCGCCTGGCTGGCCGGGCGGGCCGCCGCCAGCCGCGACGCGGTGCAGGCCGTGAAAGAAGACTGGTGA
- a CDS encoding Crp/Fnr family transcriptional regulator, whose protein sequence is MALAQNLLIQRLPPLERERFLALCEPFELTLSAELSARGQPLSHAYFPLTGFVSLVVEVDSYPGLEVGMVGRESMVGSELLLGMAPTPWRALVQGAGSSLRVGAQVLRDQIDRNPALREVIQTSLLVRLHQQARASACERFHMIGPRLARWLLMSQDRAKTDSFHVTHEFMALMLGVRRVGVTVAAGGFQRNGIIRYHRGDLTVLDRPALEAEACSCYATDKSNHTELTSRRQRA, encoded by the coding sequence ATGGCACTTGCCCAAAACCTGTTGATCCAGCGCTTGCCCCCTTTGGAACGCGAGCGCTTTCTGGCCCTGTGTGAACCCTTTGAGTTGACGCTGTCTGCGGAGCTCAGCGCGCGAGGGCAGCCGCTGAGCCATGCCTATTTTCCGTTGACGGGGTTTGTGTCGCTGGTGGTCGAGGTGGACAGCTACCCCGGGCTGGAGGTGGGCATGGTGGGGCGTGAATCGATGGTCGGCTCGGAGCTGCTGCTGGGCATGGCGCCCACGCCGTGGCGGGCGCTGGTGCAGGGTGCCGGGAGCAGCCTGCGCGTCGGCGCGCAGGTGCTGCGCGATCAGATCGACAGGAACCCGGCGCTGCGCGAGGTGATACAGACCAGCCTGCTCGTGAGGCTGCACCAGCAGGCGAGGGCCTCGGCCTGCGAGCGATTTCACATGATCGGCCCGCGCCTGGCGCGCTGGCTGCTGATGAGCCAGGACCGGGCCAAGACCGACAGCTTTCACGTGACCCACGAGTTCATGGCGCTGATGCTGGGTGTGCGCCGCGTGGGCGTGACCGTGGCGGCCGGGGGATTTCAGCGCAACGGCATCATCCGTTACCACCGGGGAGACCTGACGGTGCTGGACCGTCCGGCGCTGGAGGCCGAGGCCTGCAGCTGCTACGCGACCGACAAGTCAAACCACACCGAACTGACGAGCCGCCGCCAACGGGCCTGA
- a CDS encoding OmpA family protein, with protein sequence MKNRPPFRLLALAGLGALLAAPAFAQDTSHFYGGVGAGIARSANETARTTGVLLPGVDTLSSSSDRNDNAFKVFGGYQINRNIALETGLYSLGKSRFTTTTSPAGSFSSATKVRGLNFDVVGTLPFTERFAGLARVGAHHAWSKEDYSGTGANAGIAASTKHNNTNFKVGVGLQYELSPAMWIRGEVERYRVKDSTGRRNNIDMTSVSLVFPFGRAAPRVVAAAPAPVYVAPAPAPAPVMIAPAPAPVAIAPAAPQRVSFSADTLFGFDKDTVRPEGMAALDTFSNQLQGTSYQSITVEGHTDRMGSTEYNQALSNDRASTVKDYLVTRGKLDPSKINAVGKGEGSPVTQAGDCPDKQSRASLIACLQPDRRVEVEVNATR encoded by the coding sequence ATGAAAAACCGCCCCCCCTTCCGTCTTCTCGCGCTCGCCGGCCTCGGTGCCCTGCTCGCCGCACCCGCGTTCGCGCAGGACACCAGCCACTTCTATGGTGGCGTCGGCGCCGGCATCGCGCGCTCGGCCAACGAGACCGCCCGCACCACCGGCGTGCTGCTGCCCGGCGTGGACACCCTCTCCAGCTCCAGTGACCGCAACGACAACGCATTCAAGGTGTTTGGCGGCTACCAGATCAACCGCAACATCGCCCTGGAAACCGGCCTGTACAGCCTGGGCAAGAGCCGCTTCACGACCACCACCTCACCCGCGGGTTCGTTTTCGAGTGCCACCAAGGTGCGCGGCCTGAACTTCGACGTGGTGGGCACCCTGCCCTTCACCGAGCGCTTCGCCGGCCTGGCCCGGGTGGGCGCACACCACGCCTGGTCCAAGGAAGACTACAGCGGCACCGGCGCCAACGCGGGCATCGCCGCCAGCACCAAGCACAACAACACCAACTTCAAGGTGGGCGTGGGCCTGCAGTACGAGCTGAGCCCGGCCATGTGGATCCGCGGCGAAGTGGAGCGCTACCGCGTGAAGGATTCCACCGGTCGCCGCAACAACATCGACATGACGTCGGTGAGCCTGGTGTTCCCGTTCGGCCGTGCCGCACCGCGCGTCGTTGCCGCGGCACCGGCACCGGTCTATGTGGCCCCCGCGCCCGCACCGGCGCCCGTGATGATCGCCCCGGCGCCCGCACCGGTGGCCATCGCACCGGCGGCACCGCAGCGCGTGAGCTTCTCGGCCGACACCCTGTTCGGCTTTGACAAGGACACCGTGCGCCCCGAAGGCATGGCCGCGCTCGACACCTTCAGCAACCAGCTCCAGGGCACCAGCTACCAGTCGATCACGGTCGAAGGTCACACCGACCGCATGGGCTCGACGGAATACAACCAGGCCCTGTCCAACGACCGCGCCTCGACGGTCAAGGACTACCTCGTGACCCGCGGCAAGCTCGATCCTTCGAAGATCAACGCCGTCGGCAAGGGTGAAGGCTCGCCCGTGACCCAGGCCGGCGACTGCCCGGACAAGCAGTCCCGCGCCAGCCTGATCGCCTGCCTGCAGCCCGACCGCCGCGTGGAAGTCGAAGTCAACGCCACCCGCTGA
- a CDS encoding transglutaminase-like domain-containing protein, producing the protein MVRIHLAIDLNYTVNPPSADFIFNIQAALSPQQTVVWEELQVSQPVPLVMHTDAATRNRTLRLTAGAGPLQVRYRATLDIRHHEAAPETVFETPVAQLPTDALLYIYPSRYCQSDCVTALANSLFGQMPQGYGRVLAIKDWVQSQVTFESNTSNSMTSALDTLNDHKGVCRDFAHLMITMCRALNIPARFTTAIDYGADPALGPTDFHAYVEVYLGHRWYLFDPSGTAIPMGFVRIGTGRDAADASFATIFGGVQAQAPVIDISAQENPQNGWQMPVHRTEALSTDSGWHTSF; encoded by the coding sequence ATGGTCCGCATCCACCTCGCCATCGACCTGAACTACACGGTCAACCCGCCCTCGGCGGACTTCATCTTCAACATCCAGGCGGCGCTCTCGCCGCAGCAGACCGTGGTCTGGGAAGAGCTGCAGGTCAGCCAGCCCGTGCCCCTGGTCATGCACACCGACGCCGCCACACGCAACCGCACCCTGCGCCTGACGGCCGGCGCGGGCCCGCTGCAGGTGCGTTACCGCGCCACGCTGGACATCCGGCACCACGAGGCCGCACCCGAGACCGTGTTCGAGACCCCCGTGGCCCAGCTGCCCACCGACGCGCTGCTCTACATCTACCCCAGCCGCTATTGCCAGTCGGACTGCGTCACCGCGCTGGCCAACTCGCTGTTCGGGCAGATGCCGCAGGGCTATGGCCGCGTGCTGGCGATCAAGGACTGGGTGCAGAGCCAGGTCACGTTCGAGTCCAACACCAGCAACTCCATGACCTCGGCGCTGGACACCCTGAACGACCACAAGGGCGTGTGCCGCGATTTCGCCCACCTCATGATCACGATGTGCCGCGCGCTCAACATCCCGGCGCGTTTCACCACCGCGATCGACTACGGCGCGGACCCGGCCCTGGGCCCGACCGATTTCCACGCCTATGTCGAGGTCTACCTCGGCCACCGCTGGTACCTGTTCGACCCCTCCGGCACCGCGATTCCCATGGGCTTCGTGCGCATCGGCACCGGGCGCGATGCGGCCGATGCCTCGTTCGCGACCATCTTCGGCGGGGTGCAGGCGCAGGCGCCGGTCATCGACATCTCGGCCCAGGAGAACCCGCAGAACGGCTGGCAGATGCCGGTGCACCGCACCGAAGCGCTGTCCACCGACAGCGGCTGGCACACCAGCTTCTGA
- a CDS encoding lipocalin-like domain-containing protein, whose protein sequence is MNHKPLHLKPTSLPRRAVLIGAAASALPAWSLARDAALVLTPRPLVFPRDHGSHNDTRTEWWYLTGQARDAAGRAFGFQVTFFRSRIDSTQALQSRLAAKHLLFAHAAITDVQGGRLWHEQRMGRWNGEAPAQRERGVFASTADTDVALRDWTLRRGPDGTYTTRIESDTLQMALQAKPVQPLLLQGDQGFSRKGPSPSQASFYVSHPQLAVRGTLGLQGNSFEVQGTAWLDHEWSEALMHPDAVGWDWIGMNLDGGHSLTAFQLRRQDGSKLWAGGSFRAGGSTDVYRFIPGELDFVPQRHWTSPRTGARYPVEWRIRTPADFYTVKAVIDPQELDGDASTGTVYWEGLSDLFDSNGRRVGRGYLEMTGYAKRLVL, encoded by the coding sequence ATGAACCACAAGCCCCTACACCTCAAGCCCACGAGCCTGCCGCGCCGCGCGGTGCTGATCGGCGCCGCCGCGTCCGCCCTGCCCGCCTGGTCGCTCGCCCGCGACGCGGCGCTGGTCTTGACACCCCGGCCGCTGGTGTTCCCGCGCGACCACGGCAGCCACAACGACACCCGCACCGAGTGGTGGTACCTCACTGGCCAGGCGCGCGACGCCGCGGGCCGCGCGTTCGGCTTCCAGGTGACCTTCTTCCGCAGCCGCATCGACAGCACGCAGGCGCTGCAAAGCCGGCTGGCGGCGAAGCACCTGCTGTTCGCCCACGCGGCCATCACCGACGTGCAGGGCGGCCGCCTGTGGCACGAGCAGCGCATGGGCCGCTGGAACGGCGAGGCCCCGGCGCAGCGCGAGCGCGGCGTGTTCGCCAGCACGGCGGACACCGACGTGGCCCTGCGCGACTGGACGCTGCGGCGCGGCCCCGACGGCACCTACACCACGCGGATCGAGAGCGACACCCTGCAAATGGCGCTGCAGGCCAAGCCGGTTCAGCCGCTGCTGCTGCAGGGCGACCAGGGCTTCTCGCGCAAGGGGCCCAGCCCTTCGCAGGCCAGCTTCTACGTCAGCCACCCGCAGCTCGCCGTGCGCGGCACGCTGGGCCTGCAAGGCAACTCCTTCGAGGTGCAGGGCACCGCCTGGCTCGACCACGAATGGAGCGAGGCCCTGATGCACCCCGACGCGGTGGGCTGGGACTGGATCGGCATGAACCTCGACGGCGGCCACAGCCTTACCGCCTTCCAGCTGCGCCGCCAGGACGGCAGCAAGCTCTGGGCCGGCGGATCTTTCCGCGCGGGCGGCAGCACCGACGTGTACCGCTTCATCCCCGGCGAACTGGACTTCGTGCCGCAGCGCCACTGGACCAGCCCGCGCACCGGCGCGCGTTACCCCGTGGAGTGGCGCATCCGCACGCCGGCCGACTTCTATACGGTCAAGGCCGTGATCGACCCGCAGGAACTCGATGGCGACGCCAGCACCGGCACCGTGTACTGGGAAGGCCTGTCCGACCTGTTCGACAGCAACGGCCGGCGCGTGGGCCGGGGCTACCTGGAGATGACGGGCTACGCGAAACGCCTGGTGTTGTGA
- a CDS encoding polymer-forming cytoskeletal protein has protein sequence MNTAPGFVLTLFLLTCAVLLLLPFYPVWRAWLRPTHRQARRRAGGDDPASLLLQQLGTLFGSGGALASGSLKQALVRGHRPLATSHHRPQVGARIPHPDPATHGRRPAHAADLQLRENSDFHEVLADGHLVLGPRSRVRAWAHADKTLLLGESCVAARRLTSDHGIALAHDCCFQWVQAPVIVFGRPRTHQHPDRDLRQRRLPAHAPLKDARPWGPQGWQVDGDCIIQGGQRFTGSLLVTGVLSIGAGALLEGDVKAHKGIVIGEHAHVTGSVVSDHGIRVFNEAVIGGPLVSESMLQLGVGVRLGSLRAPTRMSAQVILADDGVTAHGSVRAAQTGLVWGLA, from the coding sequence ATGAACACCGCGCCGGGTTTCGTGCTCACCCTGTTCCTGCTGACCTGCGCCGTCCTGTTGCTGCTGCCCTTCTACCCCGTCTGGCGGGCGTGGCTGAGGCCCACCCATCGCCAGGCCCGCCGCAGGGCCGGCGGTGACGACCCGGCCAGCCTGCTGCTGCAGCAGCTGGGCACCCTGTTCGGCAGCGGCGGCGCGCTCGCCAGCGGGTCGCTGAAACAGGCCCTGGTGCGCGGGCACCGGCCGCTGGCCACCAGCCACCACCGCCCGCAGGTCGGCGCCCGAATCCCGCACCCCGACCCGGCCACGCACGGCCGCAGACCGGCCCATGCCGCCGACCTGCAGCTGCGCGAAAACAGCGACTTCCACGAGGTGCTGGCCGATGGCCACCTGGTGCTCGGCCCGCGCAGCCGGGTCCGTGCCTGGGCCCATGCCGACAAGACGCTGCTGCTGGGCGAATCCTGCGTGGCCGCGCGCCGCCTCACGTCGGACCATGGCATCGCGCTGGCCCACGACTGCTGCTTCCAGTGGGTGCAGGCGCCGGTGATCGTGTTTGGCCGGCCGCGCACCCATCAACACCCCGACAGGGACCTGCGCCAACGCCGGCTCCCGGCGCACGCGCCGCTCAAGGACGCACGGCCCTGGGGACCCCAGGGCTGGCAGGTGGACGGCGACTGCATCATCCAGGGCGGACAACGCTTCACCGGCTCGCTGCTGGTCACCGGCGTGTTGTCGATCGGGGCGGGCGCGCTGCTGGAAGGCGACGTGAAAGCGCACAAGGGCATCGTGATCGGTGAACACGCGCACGTCACCGGCAGCGTCGTCTCGGACCACGGCATCCGCGTGTTCAACGAGGCCGTCATCGGTGGGCCCCTGGTGTCCGAATCGATGCTGCAGCTCGGCGTCGGGGTGCGGCTGGGCAGCCTGCGCGCGCCCACGCGCATGAGCGCCCAGGTGATCCTGGCCGACGACGGCGTGACCGCGCACGGCAGCGTCCGCGCCGCGCAGACCGGTCTGGTCTGGGGGCTGGCATGA
- a CDS encoding class I SAM-dependent methyltransferase yields the protein MHGYQVKHQTITIGGWDYAIRSLLDKQQYADPQGAAEDAGMDASGWPLFGQVWPSARVLALLMHSHAIAGKRILEIGAGLALASLVIHRREGDVTVTDWHPLTGAFLHENLQANGLGPLPCEAGNWALDDADGASGLGRFDLIIGSDVLYERQQPAQLARFIDQHATPDARVLIVDPDRSNRSAFCRAMAALGYRLSMTPAETRLESGEAYKGRLLRFRR from the coding sequence ATGCACGGCTACCAGGTCAAGCACCAGACCATCACCATCGGCGGCTGGGACTACGCCATCCGCTCCCTGCTCGACAAACAGCAATACGCCGACCCCCAGGGGGCCGCTGAAGACGCGGGCATGGACGCCTCGGGCTGGCCGCTGTTCGGCCAGGTCTGGCCCTCGGCGCGCGTGCTGGCGCTGCTCATGCACAGCCACGCGATCGCCGGCAAACGCATCCTGGAAATCGGGGCCGGCCTGGCGCTGGCCAGTCTGGTGATCCACCGGCGAGAGGGCGATGTGACGGTGACCGACTGGCACCCGCTGACCGGGGCCTTTCTGCACGAGAACCTGCAGGCCAACGGCCTGGGCCCGCTGCCCTGCGAGGCCGGCAACTGGGCGCTCGACGACGCCGACGGCGCCAGCGGTCTGGGCCGCTTCGACCTGATCATCGGCAGCGACGTGCTCTACGAGCGCCAGCAGCCGGCGCAGCTCGCGCGCTTCATTGACCAGCACGCCACCCCGGACGCCCGGGTGCTCATCGTCGACCCGGACCGCAGCAACCGCAGCGCCTTCTGCCGGGCCATGGCCGCGCTGGGCTACCGCCTGAGCATGACGCCCGCCGAGACCCGGCTCGAAAGCGGCGAGGCCTACAAAGGGCGCCTGCTTCGGTTCAGGCGCTGA
- a CDS encoding XVIPCD domain-containing protein, translated as MSISSQQYADLSFRVYRSTPARSYARADDSAPSVESGDVKFYIRAHVDNPRTGYQGTIYQRRDTGELVVAHRGTEFDREAFKDGALADGGMVLNRSNLQADDAIALTRQAINLAKEDQGDGYPSGPVTTTGHSLGGTLAQVSAHHFDLKGETFNAYGAASLGRRIPEGGHSVINHMMAGDAVSAASPHFGETRIYARQQEVDTLLAKGYDNKTHWSDPLRPYSPALWAAGMTPPSTLSAAVAMGGSHSMHHFVGVDAAGQPDRSILDDPQARSLAQQQSVQIGEYRHDVRQMRGVLTAVSRGLDGNVKDAIDTIRGPHDPGEPSQRDRKGASLDPTALPQGSRQLLDDSRDHVQRLAQQHGLPWDQGLENTVHALAQKGSEAGLHRITHLKVDGGQIRFAEQDGLTLKEARIDARQAANTPADGSVQRLATAPTPDAQAVAHADMSSRAPAMSRG; from the coding sequence ATGAGTATCAGCAGCCAGCAATACGCGGATCTGTCGTTTCGCGTCTATCGAAGTACGCCCGCCCGAAGCTACGCGCGCGCCGATGATTCAGCTCCTTCTGTCGAGTCGGGTGACGTGAAGTTCTACATTCGCGCTCATGTGGACAACCCAAGGACCGGTTACCAGGGCACCATTTACCAGCGCAGGGACACCGGGGAACTCGTGGTTGCCCACCGAGGCACCGAATTCGACCGCGAAGCCTTCAAGGACGGCGCACTGGCCGACGGCGGCATGGTGCTCAATCGCTCCAATCTTCAAGCCGACGATGCGATTGCCTTGACACGTCAAGCCATCAATCTGGCCAAAGAAGACCAAGGCGACGGTTACCCTTCCGGCCCCGTCACCACCACCGGCCACTCCCTCGGCGGCACGCTCGCCCAGGTCAGCGCCCACCATTTCGACCTCAAGGGCGAGACCTTCAACGCCTATGGCGCCGCCAGCCTGGGGCGGCGCATTCCCGAGGGCGGGCACTCGGTGATCAACCACATGATGGCAGGTGACGCCGTGAGTGCCGCCAGCCCCCACTTCGGCGAAACCCGCATCTACGCCCGGCAACAGGAGGTCGATACGCTGCTGGCCAAGGGTTACGACAACAAGACCCACTGGAGCGACCCGCTGCGCCCCTATTCCCCCGCGCTCTGGGCCGCGGGCATGACGCCGCCGAGCACCCTCAGCGCGGCGGTGGCCATGGGGGGCAGCCACAGCATGCACCACTTCGTGGGCGTCGATGCCGCAGGCCAGCCCGACCGCTCCATCCTGGACGATCCGCAGGCCCGCAGCCTGGCGCAGCAACAGTCGGTGCAGATCGGCGAGTACCGCCACGACGTGCGCCAGATGCGCGGCGTGTTGACCGCCGTGTCTCGCGGCCTGGACGGCAACGTCAAAGACGCCATCGACACGATTCGCGGCCCGCACGACCCGGGTGAGCCCTCGCAGCGCGACCGCAAGGGTGCCTCGCTCGACCCGACGGCCCTGCCTCAGGGGTCGCGCCAGTTGCTCGACGACAGCCGCGACCATGTGCAGCGGCTGGCTCAGCAACACGGACTGCCGTGGGACCAGGGTCTGGAGAACACGGTCCACGCACTGGCGCAAAAGGGCTCGGAAGCGGGCCTGCATCGCATCACCCACCTCAAGGTGGACGGCGGGCAGATCCGCTTCGCCGAGCAAGACGGCCTGACCCTGAAAGAGGCCCGGATCGATGCCCGGCAGGCGGCCAACACGCCTGCGGACGGGTCGGTGCAGCGCCTGGCCACGGCCCCGACGCCCGATGCCCAGGCGGTGGCGCACGCAGACATGTCCTCACGCGCACCGGCCATGAGCCGGGGCTGA